The Urbifossiella limnaea genome has a window encoding:
- a CDS encoding PVC-type heme-binding CxxCH protein yields the protein MFPAILSLALVAPAQPPADAGVLPAAADGRPLNLDFETGTLQDWTAEGTAFRDQPIKGDTVAARRGDMKSRHQGQFWVGGYEKHGDKGTGTLTSAPFKVTHPWASFLVGGGPHQLETCVELVDVATKAVFFRAAGLEEEDLRRVVVDLAKVQGKDIQVRVVDRHTGHWGHVNFDDFRFHAAQPKFAARPQKAPPAKQDVVAHAGLAPEAAAKAMTVPPGFSVTLFAGEPDVHQPIAFCFDDRGRMWVAEAFTYPKRNPHPGPVLPEAQKKLGDRILIFEDADGDGKFDKKTVFMEGLNLVSGLEVGFGGVWVGAAPYFLFIPHDEATDKAGEPRILLDGWGYQDTHETLNTFVWGPDGWLYGCHGVFTHSRVGVPGTPDKDRTPINAGVWRYHPTRHVFEVFAHGTSNPWGLDYNAHGEFFVEACVIPHMWHIIQGARYHRQGGQHFNPFTFTDIPTIALHRHYQGATPHAGNNVSDAVGGGHAHSGLMCYQGGHWPKEYHGKLFMGNLHGHRINVDVLTPKGSGYVADRNPDFLKTNDKWSMLVNLRSGPDGNAFAIDWYDKQICHRNEPEIWDRTNGRIYKISYKGTKTVAGLDLKKLSDEELVKLQLHENVWYVRHARRVLQERGLRDAKAEGALAAMLTHPDPLRRLNALWTLAACGKLTSLNSQALWKDADPHVRSWASRMMHEHYALHMFNAQEHADTLAAAARAMPSPVSRRFQASLAQQFRAADRWKIVEALTAFPEDATDHNLPHLYWYAMEPLAEVDAPRALMLAADAKLPQLLPLMARRIGATGTPDAIDLLVKSAGESNDATKQLALLRGLQDGLKGKRQYPMPREWEAAFPALLKSESPDVRSQAQALAVVFGDKKAFAALRRVVADAKADAGARTSALTSLVDARDAELPPVLHTLVQETALRGAAIRGLASFDDEKTPGVILGGYGSYTPAEKRDALATLSARTAYGKALMAAVADKRVPVADVTAETVRQLRNLQDAGVDEQIGKLWGVVRATPADRLKLIAEWRAKLTTPARTAPDLNLGRAVFAKTCQQCHTLYGVGGKVGPDITGSNRANLDYLLENVFDPSAVIPNEYAATRFNLADGRVVTGILKGQTPNAVTVLTENETLTIPAADIEKRAPSALSMMPDDITKNTTEFEVRSLMAYLQAPNQVPMLATADNVKDVFNGKDLTGWDGDKDVWSVQNGEIVGKTATGLKRNTFLKSSLAVTDFRLSVKVKLTPNRENSGIQFRSEPLPDGEMRGPQADVGAGWWGKLYEESGRGLLAKEGGEQHVKADEWNDYVVEAKGATVKIWINGQLVCDYTDAQLSRRGVIGLQVHSGGPTEVRFKDIRLEVLR from the coding sequence ATGTTCCCGGCGATCCTCTCCCTCGCCCTCGTCGCCCCCGCCCAGCCGCCCGCCGACGCCGGCGTGCTCCCCGCCGCCGCCGACGGCCGGCCCCTCAACCTCGACTTCGAGACCGGCACTCTCCAGGACTGGACCGCCGAGGGCACGGCCTTCCGCGACCAGCCGATCAAGGGCGACACCGTCGCCGCCCGCCGCGGCGACATGAAGAGCCGCCACCAGGGGCAGTTCTGGGTCGGCGGCTACGAGAAGCACGGCGACAAGGGGACCGGCACGCTCACCAGCGCCCCGTTCAAGGTGACGCACCCGTGGGCCAGCTTCCTCGTCGGCGGCGGGCCGCACCAGCTCGAAACGTGCGTCGAGCTGGTGGACGTGGCCACGAAGGCCGTCTTCTTCCGCGCCGCCGGCCTGGAGGAGGAAGACCTGCGCCGCGTCGTCGTGGACCTGGCGAAGGTGCAGGGGAAGGACATCCAGGTCCGCGTCGTGGACCGGCACACCGGGCACTGGGGGCACGTCAACTTCGACGACTTCCGCTTCCACGCGGCGCAGCCGAAGTTCGCCGCGCGGCCGCAGAAGGCGCCGCCCGCGAAGCAGGACGTTGTGGCGCACGCCGGGCTGGCGCCCGAGGCCGCGGCGAAGGCGATGACCGTGCCCCCCGGCTTCAGCGTCACGCTGTTCGCGGGCGAGCCGGACGTTCACCAGCCGATCGCGTTCTGCTTCGACGACCGCGGCCGGATGTGGGTCGCGGAGGCGTTCACCTACCCGAAGCGGAACCCGCATCCCGGGCCGGTGCTGCCCGAGGCGCAGAAGAAGCTCGGCGACCGCATCCTGATCTTCGAGGACGCCGACGGCGACGGGAAGTTCGACAAGAAGACGGTGTTCATGGAGGGGCTGAACCTCGTCAGCGGGCTCGAAGTCGGCTTCGGCGGCGTGTGGGTCGGCGCGGCGCCGTACTTCCTGTTCATCCCGCACGACGAGGCGACGGACAAGGCCGGCGAGCCACGCATCCTCCTCGACGGCTGGGGCTACCAGGACACGCACGAGACGCTCAACACCTTCGTGTGGGGGCCGGACGGCTGGCTGTACGGATGCCACGGCGTGTTCACGCACAGCCGCGTCGGCGTCCCGGGCACGCCGGACAAGGACCGCACGCCGATCAACGCCGGGGTGTGGCGCTACCACCCGACGCGGCACGTGTTCGAGGTGTTCGCGCACGGCACGTCGAACCCGTGGGGCCTGGACTACAACGCGCACGGCGAGTTCTTCGTCGAGGCGTGCGTGATCCCGCACATGTGGCACATCATCCAGGGTGCGCGCTACCACCGGCAGGGCGGGCAACACTTCAACCCGTTCACGTTCACCGACATCCCGACGATCGCCCTGCACCGCCACTACCAGGGCGCGACGCCGCACGCCGGGAACAACGTGAGCGACGCGGTCGGCGGCGGCCACGCGCACAGCGGCCTGATGTGTTACCAGGGCGGCCACTGGCCGAAGGAGTACCACGGCAAGCTGTTCATGGGGAACCTGCACGGCCACCGCATCAACGTGGACGTGCTGACGCCGAAGGGGAGCGGCTACGTCGCCGACCGCAACCCGGACTTCCTGAAGACCAACGACAAGTGGTCGATGCTGGTGAACCTGCGCAGCGGCCCGGACGGCAACGCCTTCGCCATCGACTGGTACGACAAGCAGATTTGCCACCGCAACGAGCCGGAGATTTGGGACCGCACCAACGGCCGCATCTACAAGATCAGCTACAAGGGCACGAAGACCGTCGCCGGCCTCGACCTGAAGAAGCTGAGCGACGAGGAGCTGGTGAAGCTCCAGCTGCACGAGAACGTGTGGTACGTCCGCCACGCGCGGCGCGTCCTTCAGGAGCGCGGCCTCCGCGACGCCAAGGCCGAGGGCGCGCTGGCCGCGATGCTGACCCACCCCGACCCGCTCCGCCGCCTCAACGCCCTGTGGACGCTGGCGGCGTGCGGGAAGTTGACCAGCCTCAACTCCCAGGCGCTGTGGAAGGACGCCGACCCGCACGTCCGGTCGTGGGCGTCACGGATGATGCACGAGCACTACGCGCTGCACATGTTTAACGCCCAGGAGCACGCGGACACGCTTGCCGCCGCCGCCCGCGCGATGCCGTCGCCCGTCTCCCGGCGCTTCCAGGCGTCGCTCGCCCAGCAGTTCCGCGCGGCCGACCGGTGGAAGATCGTCGAGGCGCTGACCGCGTTCCCCGAGGACGCGACCGACCACAACCTGCCGCACCTGTACTGGTACGCGATGGAGCCGCTCGCCGAGGTGGACGCGCCGCGCGCCCTCATGCTCGCCGCCGACGCCAAGCTGCCGCAACTCCTGCCGCTGATGGCCCGCCGCATCGGCGCGACGGGCACGCCCGACGCCATCGACCTGCTGGTGAAGTCGGCCGGCGAGTCGAACGATGCCACCAAGCAGCTCGCGCTGCTGCGCGGCCTCCAGGACGGGCTCAAGGGGAAGCGCCAGTACCCGATGCCGCGCGAGTGGGAGGCGGCGTTCCCGGCGCTGCTGAAGTCGGAGAGCCCCGACGTGCGCAGCCAGGCACAGGCGCTCGCCGTGGTGTTCGGCGACAAGAAGGCGTTCGCGGCGCTGCGCCGAGTCGTGGCCGACGCGAAGGCCGACGCCGGCGCCCGCACCTCGGCGCTGACTTCGCTCGTCGATGCGCGCGACGCCGAGCTCCCGCCCGTGCTTCACACGCTGGTGCAGGAGACCGCGCTCCGCGGCGCGGCCATCCGCGGCCTCGCATCGTTCGACGACGAGAAGACCCCCGGCGTGATCCTCGGCGGGTACGGCTCGTACACGCCCGCCGAGAAGCGGGACGCACTGGCCACGCTCTCGGCCCGCACCGCCTACGGCAAGGCGCTGATGGCGGCCGTCGCCGACAAGCGCGTGCCCGTCGCCGACGTGACCGCCGAGACGGTGCGCCAGCTCCGCAACCTGCAGGACGCCGGCGTGGACGAGCAGATCGGCAAGCTGTGGGGCGTCGTCCGCGCCACGCCCGCCGACCGGCTCAAACTCATCGCCGAGTGGCGCGCGAAGCTGACGACGCCGGCGCGCACCGCCCCCGACCTGAACCTCGGCCGGGCCGTGTTCGCCAAGACGTGTCAGCAGTGCCACACCCTCTACGGCGTCGGCGGCAAGGTCGGGCCGGACATCACCGGGTCGAACCGCGCCAACCTCGACTACCTGCTTGAGAACGTCTTCGACCCGAGCGCCGTCATCCCGAACGAGTACGCCGCGACGCGGTTCAACCTCGCCGACGGCCGCGTCGTCACCGGCATCCTCAAGGGGCAGACGCCGAACGCCGTCACCGTACTCACCGAGAACGAGACGCTGACCATCCCGGCCGCCGACATCGAGAAGCGGGCGCCGTCGGCGCTGTCGATGATGCCGGACGACATCACGAAGAACACCACCGAGTTCGAGGTGCGGTCGCTGATGGCGTACCTGCAGGCGCCGAACCAGGTGCCGATGCTGGCGACGGCCGACAACGTGAAGGACGTGTTCAACGGCAAGGACCTCACCGGCTGGGACGGCGACAAGGACGTGTGGAGCGTGCAGAACGGCGAGATCGTCGGCAAGACGGCGACGGGGCTGAAGCGGAACACGTTCCTGAAGTCGTCGCTGGCGGTGACCGACTTCAGGCTGAGCGTGAAGGTGAAGCTGACGCCGAACCGGGAGAACAGCGGCATCCAGTTCCGCAGCGAGCCGCTGCCGGACGGCGAGATGCGCGGCCCGCAGGCCGACGTCGGCGCCGGCTGGTGGGGGAAGCTGTACGAGGAGAGCGGCCGCGGCCTGCTGGCGAAGGAGGGCGGCGAGCAGCACGTGAAGGCCGACGAGTGGAACGACTACGTGGTGGAGGCGAAGGGCGCGACCGTGAAGATCTGGATCAACGGGCAGCTGGTGTGCGACTACACCGACGCGCAGCTGTCGCGCCGCGGCGTGATCGGCCTCCAGGTCCACAGCGGCGGGCCGACGGAGGTGCGCTTCAAGGACATCCGGCTCGAAGTGCTGCGGTAG
- a CDS encoding L-lactate permease: MPFAYVQDLNPLGNQLLSTVVAALPVLVLFYLLVGRRWLASWAGVAGATTAILIAWLVYKMPVEQASWSFLYGAAFGLMPIGWTVFAAMLLYNVTVETGQFAVIRRSIGGLSGDARVQAVLIGFAFGAFMEGAAGAGSPVAICGAMLVGLGVPPFRAAVLCLIANTSPVCYGGLGVPILTLGNVTGIDPATVSVMCGHQLPLLSCLVPLYMVRCMCGWRDTFAVWPALLVGGGSFAAFQYVFATFHTWVPGVYIWPLTDIGGGLFSLVTLALFLRFVWKPKDEWKFPAAGDGAIPKPAQTAPHDPHAEAAVEEAKRLLDSSFRNPHTEIPLTARSIAVAWSPFLVMAAFLAAAGVVRGAETDAKRALEVGPLRTFYEFEVPTLHKQVERADRLLPPGAVGDARKEAAVFKLPWVTAPGSAVFLAALASMAFLRMNGRQVAGVFRKTAVQMKIPIPTIALMLGLSYVTKYAGVDATLGVAFAETGVLYPFFAAMLGWLGVFLTGTDAGSNALFGSLQKITATEVFNNHPAALSNLTLEQTQVLVCTANSTGGVMGKMIDAQSICVATAGTNQLGREADIFKAVIWHSVFLASVVGALTALQAFVPPFTRMVPHP; the protein is encoded by the coding sequence ATGCCCTTCGCCTACGTCCAGGACCTGAACCCGCTCGGCAACCAGTTGCTCTCGACAGTTGTCGCGGCGCTGCCGGTGCTGGTGCTGTTCTACCTCCTCGTCGGCCGCCGCTGGCTCGCCAGCTGGGCCGGCGTCGCCGGGGCCACGACCGCCATCCTGATCGCGTGGCTCGTCTACAAGATGCCGGTGGAGCAGGCGTCGTGGTCGTTCCTGTACGGCGCCGCGTTCGGCCTCATGCCGATCGGCTGGACCGTGTTCGCGGCGATGCTCCTGTACAACGTGACCGTCGAGACCGGCCAGTTCGCCGTGATCCGCCGCAGCATCGGCGGCCTGAGCGGCGACGCCCGCGTGCAGGCGGTGCTCATCGGCTTCGCGTTCGGCGCCTTCATGGAGGGGGCCGCCGGGGCCGGGTCGCCGGTGGCGATCTGCGGCGCGATGCTGGTCGGCCTCGGGGTGCCGCCGTTCCGCGCCGCGGTGCTGTGCCTGATCGCCAACACGTCGCCGGTGTGTTACGGCGGGCTCGGCGTGCCCATCCTCACGCTCGGCAACGTCACCGGCATCGACCCCGCGACCGTGAGCGTGATGTGCGGGCACCAGCTGCCGCTGCTGTCGTGCCTGGTGCCGCTGTACATGGTGCGCTGCATGTGCGGCTGGCGCGACACGTTCGCCGTGTGGCCGGCGCTGCTGGTCGGCGGCGGGTCGTTCGCGGCGTTCCAGTACGTGTTCGCCACCTTCCACACGTGGGTGCCGGGCGTGTACATCTGGCCGCTGACCGACATCGGCGGCGGCCTGTTCTCGCTCGTGACGCTGGCGCTGTTCCTGCGGTTCGTGTGGAAGCCGAAGGACGAGTGGAAGTTCCCCGCGGCGGGCGACGGCGCCATCCCGAAGCCCGCGCAGACGGCCCCGCACGACCCGCACGCCGAGGCCGCGGTCGAGGAGGCGAAGCGGCTGCTGGACTCGTCGTTCCGCAACCCGCACACCGAGATCCCGCTGACGGCGCGAAGCATCGCGGTGGCGTGGTCGCCGTTCCTGGTGATGGCGGCGTTCCTGGCGGCGGCCGGCGTGGTCCGCGGGGCGGAGACGGACGCCAAGCGGGCGCTGGAGGTGGGGCCGCTGCGAACCTTCTACGAGTTCGAGGTGCCGACGCTGCACAAGCAGGTGGAGCGCGCCGACCGGCTGCTGCCGCCGGGCGCCGTGGGCGACGCCCGCAAGGAGGCCGCGGTCTTCAAGCTGCCGTGGGTGACGGCCCCCGGCTCGGCGGTGTTCCTGGCCGCGCTGGCGTCGATGGCGTTCCTGCGCATGAACGGTCGCCAGGTGGCCGGCGTGTTTCGCAAGACGGCGGTGCAGATGAAGATTCCGATCCCGACCATCGCGCTGATGCTGGGCCTGAGTTACGTGACGAAGTACGCCGGCGTCGACGCCACGCTGGGCGTGGCGTTTGCGGAGACGGGCGTGCTGTACCCGTTCTTCGCGGCGATGCTGGGCTGGCTGGGCGTGTTCCTGACCGGCACCGACGCCGGCAGCAACGCGCTGTTCGGTAGCCTCCAGAAGATCACCGCGACTGAGGTTTTCAACAACCACCCGGCGGCGCTGTCGAACCTGACGCTGGAGCAGACGCAGGTGCTGGTGTGCACCGCGAACAGCACGGGCGGGGTGATGGGGAAGATGATCGACGCGCAGAGCATCTGCGTGGCGACGGCGGGGACGAACCAGCTGGGCCGCGAGGCGGACATCTTCAAGGCGGTGATCTGGCACAGTGTGTTCCTGGCGAGCGTCGTCGGCGCGCTGACGGCGCTGCAGGCGTTCGTCCCCCCGTTCACGCGGATGGTGCCGCACCCCTGA
- a CDS encoding DUF4058 family protein: MPLHDWAALTGWDGVHQVWGVELLYALKPLLPPAYRAYIGTTPTFAIGGPDDGRPDVGVRDWPPGGPTSAPAPDGPEPDEEVAVATLAADTAVLVERAGRLVAAIELVSPRNKDRLSAQGAYAAAYAGYLLRGVHLLLVDVHRRPAGFSFADEVARALALAQPAVAAPFAVGYRVGGPAPGGGRFLAVWRRPLAVGDPLPPMRLPLSADESVVVDLEGTYRRATEAAYLG; this comes from the coding sequence ATGCCACTTCACGACTGGGCCGCGCTGACGGGGTGGGACGGCGTCCACCAGGTGTGGGGCGTCGAACTGCTGTACGCCCTCAAGCCGCTCCTGCCGCCGGCCTACCGCGCCTACATCGGCACCACCCCCACCTTCGCCATCGGTGGCCCGGACGACGGGCGGCCGGACGTCGGCGTTCGCGACTGGCCGCCCGGCGGGCCGACGAGCGCACCGGCGCCCGACGGCCCCGAGCCGGACGAGGAGGTCGCCGTCGCCACCCTCGCGGCCGACACCGCCGTGCTCGTCGAGCGGGCCGGCCGGCTGGTCGCGGCGATCGAACTCGTGTCGCCGCGGAACAAGGACCGGCTGTCGGCGCAGGGGGCGTATGCCGCGGCCTACGCCGGGTACTTGCTGCGCGGCGTTCACCTGCTGCTGGTCGATGTCCACCGCCGCCCGGCCGGGTTCTCGTTCGCCGACGAGGTGGCGCGGGCACTCGCGCTGGCGCAGCCGGCGGTGGCGGCGCCGTTCGCGGTCGGCTACCGGGTCGGCGGGCCGGCGCCCGGCGGTGGGCGGTTCCTGGCGGTGTGGCGGCGGCCGCTGGCCGTCGGCGACCCGCTGCCGCCGATGCGCCTGCCGCTGTCGGCCGACGAGTCGGTGGTGGTCGATTTGGAGGGGACGTACCGCCGCGCCACCGAGGCGGCGTACCTCGGGTAG
- a CDS encoding DUF7689 domain-containing protein codes for MLSPLLQAAFPDLDADGGAVTHPADPAYNCVAWAAGVTDVLWWPADPDGYWPPGAPDELTVAAFVAALGTVGYVPCADGGYEPGFEKAAVYARAGVPTHVARQVAGGRWSSKLGRDCTVGHATPAGVAGLVYGTVVAYLRRPTA; via the coding sequence ATGCTCTCGCCCCTTCTTCAGGCCGCCTTCCCGGACCTGGACGCCGACGGCGGCGCCGTCACCCACCCGGCCGACCCGGCGTACAACTGCGTGGCGTGGGCCGCGGGCGTGACCGACGTGCTGTGGTGGCCGGCCGACCCGGACGGGTACTGGCCGCCGGGAGCGCCGGACGAGCTGACCGTAGCGGCGTTCGTCGCCGCGCTGGGAACGGTGGGCTACGTGCCGTGCGCCGACGGCGGGTACGAGCCGGGGTTCGAGAAGGCGGCGGTGTACGCACGGGCCGGGGTGCCGACGCACGTGGCCCGGCAGGTGGCGGGCGGCCGCTGGTCGAGCAAGCTGGGCCGCGACTGCACCGTGGGCCACGCGACGCCGGCCGGGGTGGCGGGGCTGGTGTACGGCACCGTCGTGGCTTACCTCCGACGGCCGACGGCGTGA
- a CDS encoding glycosyltransferase family 2 protein, protein MAHPTTAPRPGVTVVVPTHDAADKLEKMLPAWGAVLARAKRPYEILVVDDGSTDRTPAVVEAMAAGRVSHVRGLRHDARKGFGACLRTALAEAHQPLLCYVSPDYPFTPHDLFGMLDRIELRDEILGKQADLISGARRGRRAPLLAQAASWLWRGFWRLFAGMRMEPPEVWPGYRNRVYGVFVGWFFGVPMVDVGSPFKLFRTDFLRRVPIQSDGDFVHTELVAKATFLTSIMDEVPLTPQPDAPVPRGDFFWRELFAVFSNPQFAHPPAPAAPPAPAVSPA, encoded by the coding sequence ATGGCCCACCCGACGACCGCCCCGCGCCCCGGCGTCACCGTCGTGGTGCCGACGCACGACGCCGCCGACAAGCTCGAAAAGATGCTGCCGGCGTGGGGCGCCGTCCTCGCCCGCGCCAAGCGGCCGTACGAAATCCTGGTCGTGGACGACGGCAGCACCGACCGCACGCCGGCCGTGGTGGAGGCGATGGCCGCCGGCCGCGTGTCCCACGTCCGCGGGCTCCGCCACGACGCCCGCAAGGGCTTCGGCGCCTGCCTCCGCACGGCGCTGGCCGAGGCCCACCAGCCGCTGCTGTGCTACGTCTCGCCCGACTACCCGTTCACGCCGCACGACCTGTTCGGCATGCTCGACCGCATCGAGCTGCGCGACGAGATCCTCGGCAAGCAGGCGGACCTGATCAGCGGCGCCCGCCGCGGCCGCCGCGCCCCGCTGCTGGCGCAGGCCGCGAGCTGGCTGTGGCGCGGCTTCTGGCGGCTGTTCGCCGGCATGCGAATGGAGCCGCCGGAGGTGTGGCCCGGCTACCGCAACCGGGTGTACGGCGTGTTCGTCGGCTGGTTCTTCGGCGTGCCGATGGTCGACGTGGGGAGCCCGTTCAAGCTGTTCCGCACCGACTTCCTGCGGCGGGTGCCGATCCAGTCGGACGGCGACTTCGTGCACACCGAGCTGGTGGCGAAGGCGACGTTCCTGACGAGCATCATGGACGAGGTGCCGCTGACCCCGCAGCCGGACGCGCCGGTGCCGCGCGGCGACTTCTTCTGGCGCGAGCTGTTCGCGGTGTTCTCGAACCCGCAGTTCGCGCACCCGCCGGCGCCCGCCGCGCCGCCGGCGCCCGCCGTGTCGCCGGCCTGA
- a CDS encoding DUF1501 domain-containing protein produces MLNLFGTPHRGGGFCDGRTRRDFLTIGGTLFGGALAAPHLLAAEARQGTRTSHKSVIMVYLPGGPPHIDMWDMKPDAPAEVRGEFNPIDTNVPGVRICEHFPLMAKMMDRFAVVRSLVGSSGDHDAYQCMTGRPRTPANNGYWPSFGAWVSKTQGGADAAVPPHLTLMYRTGEQRWGYPGDGGFLGLAHAPFRLSAGKGTGPADSMTLKGVTLEQLGDRTALVRSLDTIDRRIDRSGLMDGMDTFNRQALDILTSSKLKDALDLTKESPKTLERYGFDDPAFERDGAPRMVRNFLMARRLVEAGARVVTLNFTRWDWHGGDGKNFVQGKKDMPLLDRAVTALVSDLHDRGLDKDVTVLVWGEFGRTPRLNNMASRDHWPQLSTCLLAGGGMRTGQAIGSSNRLGEYAVERPVTHQNVFATLYHNLGIDLNPIREFDPNGRPQYPIDPGTPAIRELV; encoded by the coding sequence ATGCTCAACCTGTTCGGAACCCCCCACCGCGGCGGCGGCTTCTGCGACGGCCGCACCCGCCGCGACTTCCTCACCATCGGCGGCACCCTGTTCGGCGGCGCCCTCGCGGCCCCGCACCTGCTCGCCGCCGAGGCCCGCCAGGGCACCCGCACGAGCCACAAGTCCGTCATCATGGTCTACCTGCCGGGCGGCCCGCCCCACATCGACATGTGGGACATGAAGCCCGACGCCCCCGCCGAGGTCCGCGGCGAGTTCAACCCGATCGACACGAACGTCCCCGGCGTCCGCATCTGCGAGCACTTCCCGCTGATGGCGAAGATGATGGACAGGTTCGCCGTCGTCCGCTCGCTCGTCGGCAGCAGCGGCGACCACGACGCCTACCAGTGCATGACCGGCCGGCCGCGCACGCCCGCCAACAACGGCTACTGGCCGAGCTTCGGCGCGTGGGTGTCGAAGACCCAGGGCGGGGCCGACGCCGCCGTGCCGCCGCACCTCACGCTCATGTACCGCACCGGCGAGCAGCGCTGGGGCTACCCCGGCGACGGCGGCTTCCTCGGCCTGGCGCACGCCCCGTTCCGCCTCAGCGCCGGCAAGGGCACCGGCCCCGCCGACAGCATGACGCTCAAGGGCGTCACCCTGGAGCAACTCGGCGACCGCACGGCGCTGGTCCGCTCGCTCGACACCATCGACCGCCGCATCGACCGCAGCGGCCTGATGGACGGCATGGACACGTTCAACCGGCAGGCGCTGGACATCCTCACGTCGTCGAAGCTGAAGGACGCGCTCGACCTGACCAAGGAAAGCCCGAAGACGCTGGAGCGCTACGGCTTCGACGACCCGGCGTTCGAGCGCGACGGCGCCCCGCGGATGGTCCGCAACTTCCTGATGGCCCGCCGGCTGGTGGAGGCCGGCGCCCGCGTGGTAACGCTGAACTTCACCCGCTGGGACTGGCACGGCGGCGACGGGAAGAACTTCGTGCAGGGGAAGAAGGACATGCCGCTGCTCGACCGCGCGGTCACCGCGCTGGTGAGCGACCTCCACGACCGCGGGCTGGACAAGGACGTGACGGTGCTGGTGTGGGGCGAGTTCGGCCGCACGCCGCGGCTGAACAACATGGCCAGCCGCGACCACTGGCCCCAACTGAGCACCTGCCTGCTGGCCGGCGGCGGGATGCGGACGGGGCAGGCGATCGGCTCCTCGAACCGCCTCGGCGAGTACGCCGTGGAGCGGCCGGTCACCCACCAGAACGTGTTCGCCACGCTGTACCACAACCTCGGCATCGACCTGAACCCGATCCGCGAGTTCGACCCGAACGGCCGGCCGCAGTACCCGATCGACCCCGGCACCCCGGCGATCCGCGAGCTCGTTTGA
- a CDS encoding S10 family peptidase yields the protein MPPYPFRCLGGALALVALAAAPAAWADPPPPDAPAVQVARSATIGRQKVDYTVTTGRLKVADKTGKAEAGVFFVAYTRKTDTPAAARPVTYCFNGGPGASSSFVHLAAFGPRCVSMGDDGTTVPKPATLVDNYNSILDVSDLVFVDPVSTGYSRAEKAEEAKLFHGIDEDAHSVGDFIRAYADRYDRKASPAYLAGESYGTLRAAALAKYLQERGGVSLAGVLLISTVLDYATISFGPDNPLPNVLFLPAYTAAALHHRKITGDRDALLAAAEKFAHGEYAAALKKGKDLPDDEKAAVAKQVARFSGLSEAVVLKANLRVSASAFRAELLRDSQELIGRYDARVKAKLVTGGKGGFGDPSSALTSPPLAECLNTYLTGDLGIKTELKYNSLVPVRWNFGPSRGKATVVPRLREAMEADAKLRVFVACGYCDLATPYAAARYSLANLGGPAELQGRVSFGYYDGGHMMYTVRESHQRLKEDLARFITAPPLAPAPRAVN from the coding sequence ATGCCGCCGTACCCGTTCCGCTGCCTCGGGGGGGCGCTCGCCCTCGTCGCGCTCGCCGCCGCCCCCGCCGCCTGGGCCGACCCGCCGCCGCCGGACGCGCCCGCGGTGCAGGTCGCGCGCTCCGCCACCATCGGCCGGCAGAAGGTGGACTACACCGTCACCACCGGCCGGCTCAAGGTCGCCGACAAGACCGGCAAGGCCGAGGCCGGCGTCTTCTTCGTCGCCTACACCCGCAAGACCGACACGCCGGCCGCCGCCCGGCCGGTCACGTACTGCTTCAACGGCGGCCCCGGCGCGTCGTCGTCGTTCGTCCACCTCGCCGCGTTCGGCCCCCGCTGCGTCTCGATGGGCGACGACGGCACCACCGTCCCCAAGCCCGCCACGCTCGTGGACAACTACAACTCGATCCTCGACGTGTCCGACCTGGTGTTCGTGGACCCCGTCAGCACCGGCTACAGCCGGGCCGAGAAGGCCGAGGAGGCGAAACTGTTCCACGGCATCGACGAGGACGCGCACTCGGTCGGCGACTTCATCCGCGCCTACGCCGACCGCTACGACCGCAAGGCGTCGCCGGCGTACCTCGCCGGCGAGAGCTACGGCACGCTGCGGGCCGCGGCGCTGGCGAAGTACCTGCAGGAGCGCGGCGGCGTGAGCCTCGCCGGCGTGCTCCTCATCTCGACGGTGCTCGACTACGCCACCATCTCGTTCGGCCCCGACAACCCCCTGCCGAACGTGCTGTTCCTGCCGGCGTACACCGCCGCGGCGCTGCACCACCGCAAGATCACCGGCGACCGCGACGCGCTGCTGGCGGCGGCGGAGAAGTTCGCGCACGGCGAGTACGCCGCGGCGCTGAAGAAGGGGAAGGACCTGCCCGACGACGAGAAGGCGGCGGTGGCGAAGCAGGTGGCGCGCTTCTCGGGGCTGAGCGAGGCGGTCGTGTTGAAGGCGAACCTGCGGGTGAGCGCCAGTGCGTTCCGGGCCGAGCTGCTGCGCGACAGCCAGGAGCTGATCGGCCGGTACGACGCGCGGGTGAAGGCGAAGCTGGTGACCGGCGGGAAGGGCGGGTTCGGCGACCCGAGCAGCGCGCTCACGTCGCCGCCGCTGGCCGAGTGCCTGAACACGTACCTGACGGGCGACCTGGGGATCAAGACGGAGCTGAAGTACAACTCGCTGGTGCCGGTGCGGTGGAACTTCGGCCCGTCGCGCGGCAAGGCGACGGTGGTGCCGCGGCTGCGGGAGGCGATGGAGGCGGACGCGAAGCTGCGGGTGTTCGTGGCGTGCGGGTACTGCGACCTGGCGACGCCGTACGCGGCGGCGCGGTACTCGCTGGCGAACCTGGGCGGCCCGGCCGAGTTGCAGGGACGGGTGTCGTTCGGGTACTACGACGGCGGGCACATGATGTACACCGTCCGCGAGTCGCACCAGCGGCTGAAGGAGGACCTGGCGCGGTTCATCACGGCGCCGCCGCTGGCCCCCGCCCCGCGGGCGGTGAACTGA